Proteins found in one candidate division KSB1 bacterium genomic segment:
- a CDS encoding glycyl radical protein — translation MTPRVEKLRRQSLETPTSITAERAVLITEFYRSHDALTISAPMRRALAFKYLMEHKAVCINDGELIVGERGPAPRSTPTFPEICCHTIEELEILNSREKVSYAVSEETKRIYREQIIPYWKGKTIREKIFEEMTDEWKAAYRAGIFTEFMEQRAPGHTALDDKIYLKGFLGFKKEIEEQLSRLDYLNDPEAYEKQEQLKAMAIAADAIIRYAERHAELAQQMARKESDPVRKRELEQIAEICAYVPANPPRTFWEALQAYWFTHVGVISELNTWDAICPGRFDQHFYPFYKKDIESGLLSREAAKELLQCFWIKFNNQPAPPKVGVTAQESGTYNDFALISLAGQTRDGKDGANELSYLCLDVLEELRLVQPHCCVQLSQQNPDRLLKRALEVNRTGLGQPSIFNHDAVVQELIRQGKSIEDARTGGTSGCVETGALGKENYNLTGYFNMMKVLEITLHNGVDPRTGEKIGIETGDPTRFENFEQLFEAYKRQLRHFIDIKIRGNNIIEKIYAQYMPTPFLSLLISDCIQRGKDYHNGGARYNTSYIQGVGLGSITDAMSSLKYHVYDHRKLTMEQMLSVLKDNYEGHERIRQMMRYQTPKYGNDDDYADEIMKRVFEAYFEAIDGRKNMKGGTYRINLLPTTVHVYFGSVVGATPDGRKAGDVLSEGVSPVQGADRNGPTAVIKSVAKIDHLRTGGTLLNQKFSPSLLSSDNGLAGLAHLVRSYFKMNGHHIQFNVVTAATLRAAQQHPEKYRDLIVRVAGYSDYFCNLNKGLQDEIIARTEHQSF, via the coding sequence TGAGTTGATCGTTGGCGAGCGCGGACCGGCTCCTCGGTCAACCCCAACATTCCCAGAGATCTGCTGCCATACGATTGAGGAGCTTGAGATCCTCAATTCGAGGGAAAAAGTGAGCTACGCGGTCTCTGAAGAAACCAAGCGGATTTATCGCGAGCAAATTATTCCCTATTGGAAGGGAAAGACTATTCGGGAAAAGATCTTTGAGGAGATGACCGATGAGTGGAAAGCGGCCTATCGCGCTGGGATTTTTACCGAGTTCATGGAGCAACGCGCTCCTGGTCATACAGCATTAGATGACAAAATTTACTTGAAAGGCTTTTTGGGATTTAAGAAAGAGATCGAAGAGCAACTGAGTCGATTGGATTATCTAAACGATCCGGAAGCGTACGAGAAGCAGGAACAGCTCAAAGCCATGGCCATTGCTGCGGATGCCATCATTCGCTATGCCGAACGACATGCCGAACTCGCCCAACAAATGGCCCGCAAAGAATCTGATCCAGTCAGGAAACGCGAACTTGAGCAAATTGCAGAAATCTGCGCCTATGTCCCAGCCAATCCGCCACGAACCTTCTGGGAGGCGCTGCAGGCGTACTGGTTCACCCATGTTGGGGTGATTTCGGAATTAAACACCTGGGACGCCATCTGCCCTGGCCGATTCGATCAGCATTTTTATCCGTTTTACAAAAAGGACATTGAGTCTGGTCTATTGTCTCGAGAGGCCGCTAAGGAGCTTCTGCAATGCTTCTGGATCAAATTCAACAATCAGCCCGCCCCTCCAAAGGTGGGCGTCACTGCTCAGGAGAGCGGGACTTATAACGATTTTGCGCTGATTTCGCTGGCCGGACAAACGCGCGATGGAAAAGACGGTGCCAACGAGCTCTCCTATTTATGCCTCGATGTATTGGAGGAATTGCGGCTGGTGCAGCCCCACTGTTGCGTTCAATTGAGCCAGCAAAATCCCGATCGCCTGCTGAAGCGTGCGCTCGAGGTCAATCGCACTGGTCTGGGTCAACCCTCGATCTTCAATCATGACGCCGTGGTCCAGGAGCTTATTCGCCAGGGCAAATCTATCGAAGACGCGAGGACCGGCGGCACCAGTGGGTGTGTGGAGACCGGGGCATTGGGCAAGGAAAATTACAATCTCACCGGCTACTTTAATATGATGAAAGTGCTGGAAATCACGCTCCACAATGGCGTCGATCCCCGTACTGGAGAAAAGATCGGGATCGAAACCGGGGATCCCACTCGATTTGAAAATTTTGAGCAATTATTCGAGGCTTATAAAAGACAGCTTCGGCACTTCATCGACATTAAGATCCGAGGCAATAACATCATCGAAAAAATCTATGCGCAATATATGCCCACGCCGTTTCTTTCATTGTTGATTAGCGATTGCATTCAACGTGGTAAAGATTATCACAATGGCGGAGCGCGCTACAATACAAGCTACATCCAGGGCGTTGGTTTGGGCAGCATTACGGACGCCATGAGCTCATTGAAATATCATGTTTACGATCATCGCAAGCTCACCATGGAGCAGATGCTCAGCGTCCTTAAAGATAATTATGAGGGCCATGAAAGGATTCGGCAGATGATGCGCTATCAGACACCCAAGTACGGCAATGACGATGATTATGCCGATGAGATTATGAAGCGGGTATTTGAAGCCTACTTTGAAGCGATCGATGGCAGGAAAAATATGAAAGGAGGAACTTATCGCATCAACTTGCTCCCGACGACGGTTCATGTCTACTTTGGCTCAGTGGTGGGAGCAACTCCCGATGGTCGAAAGGCAGGAGACGTACTCTCTGAAGGGGTGTCTCCAGTTCAGGGGGCGGATCGAAACGGTCCAACAGCAGTGATTAAATCGGTAGCCAAAATCGATCATTTACGCACGGGCGGCACTTTGCTGAATCAGAAATTTTCACCTTCGCTACTGAGCAGCGATAACGGACTCGCTGGACTCGCCCATTTGGTACGATCTTATTTTAAAATGAACGGACATCACATCCAATTTAATGTGGTGACCGCTGCTACGCTCCGAGCGGCTCAGCAGCACCCAGAGAAGTATCGCGACCTGATCGTTCGGGTGGCAGGATATAGCGATTATTTCTGCAACTTGAATAAAGGCCTGCAGGATGAGATCATCGCCAGGACCGAACATCAAAGCTTTTAG
- a CDS encoding DUF4392 domain-containing protein, producing the protein MKISDQIKMQQLAQLEWLIQTDVGCRGIHRIPEDNLCTRTQGHLAKAIQFLIEHPGNEVGIVTGFFIPNVQPPAPENDGPPGALFLARGLNRLGYPVLLISDRYGLPLLAQGVHLYANQLDHCELIEFPSQWSRSDHVAAQDIRYANNNMMMEEVRNFFLNHDRLSCLIAIERVGPSHTLESFSKQENLSDESNFNRFLSQGPGESQGEPFTMNGLPVGQDTAPIHLLFENKTIASKPIFTIGIGDGGNEIGMGSIPWRVIACNIASAHAGKFACRVAADATIVAGVSNWAAYALIAGLYLCLNRADEFLELFDEAAETKLIESYFQTGIAVDGKLGHPAMSVDGIPWELHKKLFGLIKAIVVYYQ; encoded by the coding sequence ATGAAAATTTCTGACCAAATAAAAATGCAGCAGCTTGCGCAATTGGAATGGCTCATTCAAACCGATGTGGGGTGCCGCGGAATTCACCGAATCCCAGAGGATAATCTCTGTACCAGGACCCAAGGTCATTTGGCGAAAGCGATCCAATTTCTGATCGAGCATCCTGGCAATGAGGTGGGCATTGTGACAGGTTTTTTTATTCCGAATGTACAGCCACCAGCGCCAGAGAACGATGGCCCACCTGGTGCATTATTTCTGGCCCGAGGATTGAATCGGCTGGGATACCCTGTCTTGCTCATCAGTGATCGTTATGGCCTCCCCTTGCTGGCACAGGGAGTTCACCTTTATGCCAATCAACTGGATCATTGTGAATTGATCGAATTCCCTTCTCAATGGTCGCGGTCCGATCATGTGGCTGCACAAGATATTCGATATGCCAACAACAACATGATGATGGAAGAAGTTCGAAATTTCTTCTTGAACCATGACCGTCTGAGCTGTTTGATCGCGATCGAACGGGTGGGACCCAGCCATACCCTCGAATCGTTCTCCAAGCAAGAAAATTTATCAGATGAATCCAATTTCAACAGGTTTCTTTCCCAAGGGCCGGGCGAATCGCAAGGCGAGCCCTTCACGATGAACGGCCTTCCGGTTGGTCAGGACACAGCCCCCATTCATCTGTTATTCGAGAACAAAACGATCGCCTCGAAACCGATTTTTACGATTGGCATTGGTGATGGAGGAAATGAAATCGGCATGGGTTCCATTCCATGGCGTGTTATTGCGTGCAACATCGCCTCAGCCCACGCGGGCAAATTTGCCTGTCGCGTGGCAGCCGATGCGACTATCGTGGCCGGAGTGTCCAATTGGGCAGCTTATGCACTGATCGCTGGGTTATATCTCTGTCTGAATCGAGCCGATGAGTTTCTCGAGCTTTTCGATGAAGCTGCGGAAACGAAACTCATCGAGAGCTATTTTCAAACTGGAATCGCCGTTGACGGCAAACTTGGCCACCCAGCTATGTCAGTCGATGGTATCCCATGGGAACTTCATAAAAAATTGTTTGGGCTGATCAAGGCCATCGTGGTCTATTACCAATGA
- a CDS encoding S8 family serine peptidase has protein sequence MKKVGIKIIAGFIVLSISILAPRQLFIVPQVVYAQPSVISEQYARNELIIRLKSPLKINLSKSPFLTGVFQLDSLNAIYRLKEIIPLFSRGPINGNPLDRCYLLRFSNGIAASRIRSSYEKLKDVDWVDYNYFYYAEVTTNPPIVMPLEMQTIDLLEKLSPKYSLTIASIDAGVDQTDPHLSEILWHNRLEKADGKDNDGNGLVDDLCGWNFVPREMMVRYGIDWTNQSIDESGHGTSLARMIMQPLLNWTSFRSGGRLTLMALKAGLLTRQGKILVPAAAAAQAIVYAANHGARVICLSWAGEDSSRLLHHAIRYAAKRDVVIISAAGDYFAQAPAYPAAFPEVWSVTATDQYDQKISSGNFGPWIDLAAPAQLFASISATDSIKYWPSPTSIAAAHVTCLAGILLSNEKIITTDSLKKRILWSSDNIYQKNSGYYGQLGAGRINFFRAVNSQFLPNIVVRQIQFDLSGEKDHKSNCLSVPIWFKIKNLSSTAHGISMQLFSRDLQVAIENSNVTLPVLEYNQEFTNELAPMILTMNGDCPHGYKARLVLEISTQEGFRCEKEFTFINRIIQPPSLTIVNRFPPSLQWTGDPEFAGYCLFRKEEHQRSFRPISQFPASDTLFTDVNTNPNQRYWYYISAFDSVAHEITRSNVVFVHPELRSLFQFFPSQDTSILKGASISFAVVPIDSEKYSFQWLLNRKPISNDSNRIAFQSYQFEQKPNDTITVKIRHFDEDTTLIHSWILWPQKSANKIAIVGTFPKSDTTIRIGDRLKCSIQTFSSDVDSLSFRWQVNERIFAPSINPWVLIPSDSLVSGKNVIAVTIIASDTTLRHQWIVDLIVARRLLNDLRFLPQSDTTIAFGDTLILSVLADSVARGKYHWRWLINGKKDNIAVEPSYKFIKGDKSTVLDTIVVEIADQDSSMTHRWIVSTKVRPNRAPQIRYCSPPLDSFIVKSDSIQFQVLCQDPDHDSLRYSWSLNGLIDRSARQHQYVFSCTENRSTVDTLRLSITDADTAIYLQWILWPSPLDSIAESKKIHYLPQDSVVVLSDSLVFLVRHAKNDFRFRWKVNHQIDSSAQDSIFVYHPVFRDSKIDTITVLIEHGDSAIVHRWYIQKAKMLEARPFRLAFYPKEEELSITPPDSLTLSVGVREGDRDVLQYRWSIGQQLMKIGQDSSFCYRVNSAISMSDTVWLVVEGRDTTVMHHWVIHPAKQIQLPAPRLIFPIQGGRIHEEDLFIWENDSLLSQDIDLTKCRYVIQLSWDSTFSKLISTDTCRTKRINLNQLIGFERISIDRPFYWRVKLLTSNGYQSGFRKCNLACSYYPQFAQLDNFFGRINSDATIDLFWIISYETNCAGFHLYRSESPNKDFTRLTDQLITGKEHYSFQDRTAEAGKTYFYKLEQLSLTGKKKFHNVIALTAPKPEKFMLWQNYPNPFNTQTSIKYEIPTDGQVKIMISNVLGRKIKTLVDEFHKAGFYTIYWDGRDDLGESVVSGIYFYSLITPTERLTRKMVIAR, from the coding sequence ATGAAGAAGGTTGGTATAAAAATTATAGCTGGATTTATTGTGCTGAGTATTTCCATCTTAGCGCCCCGCCAACTTTTTATCGTTCCGCAAGTCGTTTATGCTCAGCCTTCCGTAATATCAGAGCAATATGCGCGTAACGAACTCATTATTCGATTGAAGTCTCCATTGAAAATCAATCTGAGCAAGTCGCCATTTTTGACTGGAGTTTTTCAATTAGATTCTCTTAACGCGATTTATCGGTTAAAAGAGATAATTCCGTTGTTCAGCAGAGGACCGATTAATGGAAATCCTCTGGATCGCTGTTATTTGTTGCGATTTTCCAACGGGATCGCGGCCTCGAGGATCAGGAGCAGTTATGAAAAATTAAAAGATGTTGATTGGGTCGATTACAATTATTTTTATTATGCGGAAGTGACGACGAATCCGCCGATCGTTATGCCGTTGGAAATGCAAACAATCGATCTGTTAGAAAAGCTGAGCCCAAAATATTCGCTGACAATTGCCAGTATCGATGCTGGGGTCGATCAGACCGATCCCCATTTGAGCGAAATTCTCTGGCATAACCGGCTAGAAAAGGCTGATGGAAAAGATAATGATGGCAATGGCCTGGTTGATGATCTTTGTGGCTGGAATTTTGTGCCCAGGGAAATGATGGTCCGATACGGGATCGATTGGACCAATCAATCCATTGACGAGTCAGGACACGGAACTTCTCTGGCAAGAATGATCATGCAGCCGCTGCTTAATTGGACGAGTTTTCGCTCAGGAGGTCGATTGACGCTGATGGCGTTGAAAGCAGGTTTGTTGACGCGACAAGGCAAAATCTTGGTACCCGCTGCTGCAGCAGCCCAAGCGATCGTCTACGCGGCTAATCACGGCGCTCGAGTTATATGTTTGAGTTGGGCTGGAGAAGATTCCTCTCGATTGCTTCACCACGCAATCCGATACGCTGCCAAGCGCGATGTGGTGATCATCTCTGCTGCTGGAGATTATTTTGCCCAAGCGCCGGCTTATCCAGCCGCCTTTCCTGAGGTCTGGTCAGTCACGGCAACAGATCAATATGACCAAAAAATTTCATCCGGCAATTTCGGGCCCTGGATCGATCTGGCTGCCCCTGCTCAGCTTTTCGCATCCATCAGTGCAACAGATTCGATTAAATATTGGCCTTCACCCACATCCATCGCCGCTGCCCATGTCACTTGCTTAGCTGGGATATTGTTGTCCAATGAAAAAATCATCACCACCGACAGCTTGAAGAAAAGAATTCTATGGAGCAGTGACAATATTTATCAGAAAAACTCTGGTTATTATGGCCAACTGGGAGCTGGGAGAATCAATTTCTTCCGTGCGGTCAATTCCCAATTCCTGCCGAATATCGTCGTTCGACAAATCCAGTTTGATCTATCTGGCGAAAAAGATCATAAATCAAATTGTCTTTCGGTTCCAATCTGGTTCAAGATCAAAAATCTCTCTTCAACTGCCCATGGGATATCGATGCAACTCTTCAGCCGCGATCTTCAAGTCGCCATCGAAAATTCGAACGTGACTCTTCCTGTATTGGAATACAATCAGGAATTCACCAACGAATTGGCGCCGATGATATTAACGATGAATGGCGATTGTCCGCATGGCTATAAAGCCAGACTTGTGCTCGAAATATCAACACAAGAGGGTTTTCGTTGTGAGAAAGAGTTTACGTTCATAAACCGAATTATCCAACCACCCAGTTTAACAATCGTTAATCGATTTCCTCCAAGTTTGCAGTGGACTGGCGATCCTGAGTTTGCGGGCTATTGTCTCTTCCGAAAAGAGGAGCATCAGCGATCGTTTCGACCCATCTCTCAATTCCCGGCTTCGGATACTCTTTTCACAGACGTCAACACCAATCCGAATCAGCGCTACTGGTATTATATCTCTGCTTTTGATTCGGTCGCTCATGAAATCACAAGATCCAATGTTGTGTTTGTTCATCCCGAGCTGCGATCCCTATTCCAATTTTTTCCCTCCCAAGATACATCAATCTTAAAAGGGGCGTCGATATCTTTTGCTGTCGTGCCAATTGATTCAGAAAAATATTCATTTCAATGGCTGTTGAATAGAAAGCCCATTTCGAATGATTCGAATCGAATTGCCTTTCAATCATACCAGTTCGAACAGAAACCCAATGATACCATCACGGTAAAAATCAGACATTTTGATGAAGACACTACTCTGATTCATTCCTGGATTTTGTGGCCTCAGAAAAGCGCCAACAAGATCGCTATTGTTGGGACATTCCCCAAATCAGATACAACCATAAGGATAGGTGATCGGCTCAAATGTTCAATACAAACGTTCTCGTCCGATGTCGATTCGCTCTCTTTTCGCTGGCAGGTTAATGAGAGAATTTTTGCACCAAGCATAAATCCTTGGGTATTGATCCCCTCCGATTCCCTCGTCTCCGGCAAGAATGTTATTGCAGTGACCATTATTGCCTCAGATACCACCTTAAGACATCAATGGATCGTAGATTTGATCGTGGCGCGCCGGCTCCTGAATGATTTGCGATTTCTGCCCCAATCTGACACGACTATTGCATTTGGGGATACTCTGATCCTATCGGTTTTAGCTGATTCTGTTGCGAGAGGGAAATATCACTGGCGTTGGTTGATCAATGGCAAGAAAGATAACATTGCCGTTGAGCCAAGCTACAAATTTATCAAAGGGGATAAATCGACAGTCCTAGATACGATTGTAGTCGAAATTGCGGATCAGGATAGCTCCATGACGCATCGCTGGATTGTAAGCACAAAAGTGCGGCCAAATCGAGCACCTCAAATCCGGTATTGTTCTCCCCCGCTTGATTCGTTCATCGTCAAAAGCGATAGCATTCAATTTCAAGTGCTGTGCCAGGATCCGGATCATGACAGTTTGCGATATAGTTGGTCACTCAATGGCCTGATCGATCGCTCAGCCCGCCAGCACCAATATGTTTTTAGCTGCACCGAAAATCGTTCAACTGTCGATACCCTGAGGCTCAGTATCACCGATGCCGATACTGCCATTTATTTGCAATGGATCTTATGGCCCAGCCCGCTCGATTCCATCGCCGAGAGCAAAAAAATTCACTATCTGCCCCAGGATTCGGTAGTAGTTTTGAGCGATAGTTTGGTCTTTCTGGTTCGCCATGCCAAGAATGACTTTCGGTTTCGATGGAAAGTTAATCATCAGATCGACTCCTCAGCCCAGGACTCGATTTTCGTCTATCATCCTGTCTTTCGCGATTCGAAAATCGATACAATTACAGTGCTGATCGAACATGGAGATAGCGCGATCGTTCATCGCTGGTATATCCAAAAGGCCAAGATGCTGGAAGCTCGCCCATTCCGATTGGCATTTTACCCCAAGGAAGAGGAACTCTCAATTACTCCACCAGATAGCCTCACCCTTTCGGTTGGGGTGCGCGAAGGAGATCGCGATGTTCTTCAATATCGTTGGTCGATCGGTCAGCAGCTTATGAAAATCGGCCAGGACAGCAGTTTTTGTTATCGTGTCAATTCAGCCATTTCAATGAGTGATACTGTATGGCTCGTTGTCGAAGGTCGCGATACCACAGTCATGCACCATTGGGTGATTCATCCAGCCAAACAAATCCAGTTACCTGCCCCTCGGTTGATCTTCCCAATTCAAGGAGGTCGAATTCACGAGGAAGATCTATTCATTTGGGAAAATGATTCGTTACTTTCGCAGGACATTGATCTCACGAAGTGCCGATATGTGATTCAGCTCAGCTGGGACAGCACATTTTCAAAATTGATCAGTACCGACACCTGCCGAACGAAGAGGATCAACTTGAATCAATTGATCGGGTTTGAGCGGATCAGCATTGATCGACCGTTTTACTGGCGTGTCAAGTTGTTGACAAGTAATGGTTATCAATCTGGATTTCGAAAGTGCAATTTGGCTTGTTCTTATTATCCGCAATTTGCCCAGCTCGATAATTTCTTCGGCCGCATCAATAGCGATGCCACCATTGATCTTTTTTGGATCATTAGCTATGAAACCAATTGTGCAGGGTTTCATCTTTATCGCAGCGAATCACCCAACAAGGACTTCACCCGGCTCACCGATCAGCTCATCACGGGAAAGGAGCATTATTCGTTTCAGGATCGCACCGCTGAGGCGGGAAAAACCTATTTTTACAAATTGGAACAGTTGAGCTTGACCGGCAAGAAAAAATTTCACAACGTCATTGCTCTTACAGCGCCCAAACCAGAAAAATTCATGCTATGGCAAAATTATCCCAATCCTTTTAACACCCAGACTTCGATCAAATATGAGATCCCAACCGATGGTCAGGTGAAAATCATGATTAGCAACGTGCTGGGGCGAAAGATCAAGACGCTGGTTGATGAGTTTCATAAAGCTGGTTTTTACACAATCTATTGGGATGGAAGGGATGATCTGGGAGAGAGTGTTGTGAGCGGTATCTATTTTTATAGTTTAATTACGCCGACTGAACGGCTCACGCGAAAAATGGTGATTGCAAGATAA
- the rpsT gene encoding 30S ribosomal protein S20: MAHHKSAIKRIKTSRKQNQRNVSYKSQMKTVIKKVLGIKDKDAVQNEVKKAYKLLDKLAAKGIIHKNKAANKKSKLARHANKIAA, translated from the coding sequence ATGGCACATCATAAATCGGCAATCAAGCGGATAAAAACCAGCCGAAAACAGAATCAACGCAATGTGAGCTATAAATCTCAGATGAAGACCGTAATAAAGAAGGTATTGGGCATTAAAGATAAAGATGCGGTTCAGAATGAGGTGAAAAAGGCATATAAGCTGTTGGATAAGCTAGCAGCAAAGGGGATTATACATAAAAATAAAGCTGCAAATAAAAAGTCCAAATTAGCTAGACATGCTAACAAAATAGCTGCATAA
- the guaB gene encoding IMP dehydrogenase, whose translation MNDDKIIGEGITFDDVLLIPAKSDVLPRMAETRTWLTRTIELNIPLVSAAMDTVTESELAIAIAREGGIGIIHKNLSIERQAEEVDRVKRSESGMIMKPISLAPDNLLIDAVQVMKKYHISGIPIVKDDKLVGILTNRDLRFETNLQQKISEVMTKDNLVTAPIGTTLEQAERILQKHKIEKLLVVDDEGRLKGLITVKDIQKKRKFPLAAKDIHGRLRVGAAIGVGPDRDRRAQALIEAGADVLVVDTAHGHSQGVIESVKALKKQFPDIPIIAGNIGTAEAAEDLIKAGADAVKVGIGPSGICTTRVISGVGVPQITAIMNCAKVCQKYRIPLIADGGIKQTGDIAKAIAAGADTVMIGNLFAGTQESPGEIIYLEGRSYKVYRGMGSIEAMKKGSSDRYFQEGEEANKLVPEGIEGRVPYRGPLSDTIFQMIGGLKAAMGYCGVKTIAELKERGKFIRVSMATVKENHPHSVIITKEAPNYKLLGI comes from the coding sequence ATGAACGATGACAAAATTATTGGTGAAGGGATAACCTTCGATGATGTCCTGTTGATTCCTGCCAAATCTGATGTGCTTCCGCGGATGGCTGAAACGCGGACCTGGTTAACGCGAACAATTGAACTGAATATTCCTTTGGTGAGTGCGGCAATGGATACGGTCACAGAATCGGAATTGGCCATTGCAATCGCTCGAGAGGGGGGCATAGGTATCATTCATAAGAATCTCTCAATTGAGCGCCAGGCCGAGGAGGTGGATCGTGTGAAGCGTTCAGAAAGTGGGATGATCATGAAGCCAATCAGTCTAGCGCCAGATAATCTTCTGATTGACGCAGTCCAGGTGATGAAAAAATATCATATATCGGGGATTCCGATTGTGAAGGACGATAAGCTTGTCGGCATTCTGACTAATCGCGATTTGCGCTTTGAAACGAATTTGCAGCAGAAAATCAGTGAGGTAATGACAAAGGACAACTTAGTGACGGCGCCGATAGGGACCACGCTGGAGCAGGCTGAGCGGATTCTTCAGAAGCACAAAATTGAGAAACTTTTAGTCGTCGATGATGAGGGACGGTTGAAAGGATTGATCACGGTCAAGGATATTCAGAAAAAACGCAAGTTCCCCCTGGCGGCGAAAGATATCCATGGACGGCTCAGGGTTGGTGCTGCAATTGGGGTGGGGCCAGATCGCGATCGACGGGCCCAAGCTCTAATTGAGGCTGGGGCCGATGTGCTGGTAGTAGATACTGCCCATGGCCACTCCCAAGGCGTCATTGAATCCGTCAAGGCTTTGAAAAAGCAGTTCCCAGATATCCCGATCATTGCTGGAAACATCGGAACTGCTGAAGCCGCAGAAGATCTGATCAAAGCTGGGGCCGATGCAGTGAAGGTCGGCATCGGACCCAGTGGGATTTGCACCACACGTGTTATTTCTGGAGTCGGTGTGCCTCAGATCACCGCAATTATGAATTGCGCTAAAGTTTGCCAAAAATATCGCATCCCCCTGATTGCCGATGGGGGGATCAAACAGACTGGCGACATCGCCAAAGCCATTGCCGCCGGTGCAGATACAGTGATGATCGGAAATCTTTTCGCTGGAACACAGGAAAGTCCCGGAGAAATTATTTATTTAGAAGGACGAAGCTACAAGGTCTATCGCGGAATGGGTTCAATTGAAGCGATGAAGAAGGGGAGTAGCGACCGTTATTTCCAGGAAGGAGAGGAAGCGAACAAGCTGGTTCCTGAAGGGATCGAAGGACGCGTGCCATATCGCGGCCCGCTCAGCGATACCATCTTTCAGATGATCGGTGGATTAAAGGCGGCCATGGGGTATTGCGGAGTTAAAACTATTGCAGAGTTAAAAGAGCGTGGCAAATTTATCCGTGTTTCTATGGCCACGGTCAAAGAAAATCACCCTCACAGCGTGATTATCACCAAAGAAGCCCCCAATTATAAATTACTCGGTATCTAA